In Porphyromonas cangingivalis, a genomic segment contains:
- a CDS encoding winged helix-turn-helix domain-containing protein — protein MSPQLPPLDPLLLSELRLSIMSILMQDEEADFLYLKEKTSATGGNLSVQIDKLSTAGYIEVEKGFVGKRTRTTCKITELGRQAFKVHFEALKQYFPAAGLG, from the coding sequence ATGTCTCCTCAACTTCCACCACTGGATCCCCTCTTGCTTTCCGAACTGAGACTCTCCATCATGTCTATCTTGATGCAGGACGAAGAGGCCGACTTCCTTTATCTCAAGGAGAAGACTTCGGCGACGGGGGGCAACCTCAGTGTCCAGATCGACAAGCTCTCCACTGCCGGATACATAGAGGTGGAGAAGGGTTTTGTCGGTAAACGTACTCGCACGACCTGCAAGATCACCGAGCTTGGACGCCAAGCCTTCAAGGTGCACTTCGAAGCCCTCAAGCAGTATTTCCCTGCCGCAGGGCTCGGGTGA
- a CDS encoding C69 family dipeptidase, with protein MKRLFLSAFLLVMGLSFSQDAKACTDLIVGRKASTDGSVIVSYAADSHTLYGALYHWPAAVWQQGAMLKVYEWDTGVYGGDIAQVGRTYNVVGNMNEKQVAITESTFGGREDLHGTEGIMDYGSLIYIALQRSATAREAIKVMTGLVDKYGYKSTGESFTIADKNEVWVMEMIGKGKGEKGAVWVAIRIPDDCISAHANQARIQQIPFNDKENCMYSKDVVEFARKKGFYKGKDKDFSFQQVYAPYDFGALRGCEARVWSFFNRFADGMDKYLPLITGHNPQNDPMPLYVKPNRKLSVADVRDMMRDHYEGTALDMTQDIGAGPYACPYRWRPMTFKVDGQEYVNERAIATQQSGFVLVAQLRNYLPDYVGGVLWFAVDDADMAVFTPMYGSITRVPECYSEQNGDLLTFSWTSAFWMHNWVANMAYNKYSYMIKDIRKVQGELESKFMTMQPMIEQYAMELGKKDEKAAIDFLTNYSCSEAEMSTARWKELGTYLLVKYIDGNIKKEKDGKFERSEVGMPVSPKQPGYDEQYYRRIAEQTGDRLKVKK; from the coding sequence ATGAAAAGATTATTTCTATCAGCCTTCCTACTTGTCATGGGACTTAGCTTCTCGCAAGATGCTAAGGCGTGTACTGACCTTATCGTAGGGCGCAAGGCTTCGACCGATGGATCGGTCATCGTGAGTTATGCTGCAGACAGCCACACTCTATATGGTGCGCTGTACCACTGGCCGGCAGCTGTATGGCAACAAGGAGCGATGCTCAAGGTCTATGAGTGGGACACCGGTGTCTATGGTGGTGACATCGCACAGGTCGGACGCACCTACAATGTCGTCGGTAACATGAACGAAAAACAGGTAGCCATCACCGAAAGTACATTCGGAGGCCGAGAAGACCTCCACGGCACCGAGGGTATCATGGACTACGGCAGCCTTATCTATATCGCACTCCAACGCTCTGCCACAGCACGCGAAGCGATCAAGGTCATGACCGGGCTCGTGGACAAGTACGGATACAAGAGCACAGGTGAGTCTTTCACCATCGCTGACAAGAACGAAGTGTGGGTGATGGAGATGATCGGTAAAGGTAAGGGCGAGAAGGGTGCAGTATGGGTAGCCATCCGCATACCCGATGACTGTATCTCTGCACACGCCAACCAAGCACGTATCCAACAGATCCCATTCAACGATAAGGAGAACTGTATGTACTCCAAGGATGTCGTCGAGTTTGCTCGTAAGAAGGGCTTCTACAAAGGCAAGGATAAGGACTTCAGCTTCCAGCAAGTATATGCACCTTATGACTTCGGTGCCCTCCGCGGTTGTGAAGCGAGAGTATGGTCGTTCTTCAACCGTTTTGCTGACGGCATGGACAAGTACCTCCCACTCATCACCGGTCACAATCCTCAAAATGATCCAATGCCTCTCTATGTGAAGCCCAACCGTAAGCTCTCCGTAGCAGATGTACGTGACATGATGCGTGACCACTACGAAGGTACCGCCCTCGACATGACTCAGGACATCGGCGCAGGCCCTTACGCTTGCCCTTATCGTTGGAGACCGATGACCTTCAAGGTCGATGGACAAGAGTATGTCAACGAGCGTGCCATCGCGACCCAGCAGTCGGGCTTCGTACTCGTGGCTCAGCTCCGCAACTACCTCCCGGACTATGTGGGTGGTGTCCTTTGGTTTGCAGTCGATGATGCCGACATGGCAGTCTTCACACCTATGTATGGCTCTATCACAAGAGTGCCCGAATGCTACAGCGAACAAAATGGTGACCTCCTTACGTTCTCTTGGACATCTGCGTTCTGGATGCACAACTGGGTGGCAAACATGGCGTACAACAAGTACAGCTACATGATCAAGGATATCCGCAAGGTACAGGGCGAACTTGAGTCTAAGTTCATGACCATGCAGCCGATGATCGAGCAGTATGCAATGGAGCTTGGCAAGAAGGACGAAAAGGCAGCGATCGACTTCCTCACCAACTACTCTTGCTCCGAAGCCGAAATGTCTACCGCTCGCTGGAAAGAGCTTGGTACTTACCTGCTCGTGAAGTACATCGATGGTAACATCAAGAAGGAAAAGGACGGCAAGTTCGAACGCTCAGAGGTGGGCATGCCTGTCTCTCCTAAGCAACCGGGCTACGACGAACAATACTACAGACGCATCGCTGAGCAGACCGGTGATCGTCTCAAGGTGAAGAAGTAA
- a CDS encoding GntR family transcriptional regulator, with amino-acid sequence MREQSIFVQISETIKDRILSGEYTADERIPSVRDIAVDMEVNPNTVMKAFELLQRDDLIYNKRGMGYFVAPEAIEAIKVSRRARLRDNLLPSLFREMELLGIDIAEIIEAYNKRPK; translated from the coding sequence ATGAGAGAACAATCCATATTCGTACAGATCTCGGAGACAATAAAGGATCGAATACTCTCCGGTGAGTACACAGCTGACGAGCGTATCCCATCGGTCCGGGACATCGCCGTGGACATGGAAGTAAACCCCAACACAGTTATGAAAGCATTTGAACTCCTCCAGCGTGACGACCTCATATACAACAAACGTGGGATGGGCTACTTCGTTGCTCCCGAAGCGATCGAAGCCATCAAGGTCAGTCGCAGGGCAAGACTCAGAGACAACCTCCTACCCTCTCTGTTCAGGGAAATGGAACTCCTCGGCATAGATATTGCCGAAATCATCGAAGCCTACAACAAGAGGCCGAAGTAA
- a CDS encoding ABC transporter ATP-binding protein yields MIEVNNLRFRYPMKFKLFNDVSFNIGSGKIVGLLGKNGEGKTTLLKLLGGQLLRLDGKMNVFGEDPGKRSVHFLSNVFYLPEVFHIPKGVTIRSYFNALKGFYPNFSEKIAAEAMHDFEIDYDMKLNKISQGQQKKAFITFALAVRAQVLLMDEPTNGLDIPSKSAFRRLLAKHTSDDQTIIISTHQVRDLEQIIDHIMVMHINKIILNDSLANLSECFTFRTVGKDETALYQEMTPAGMFGIFKKDQDDDSTFSTELFFNALISDREKILKLIPQQ; encoded by the coding sequence ATGATAGAAGTTAATAACCTGAGATTTCGTTATCCGATGAAGTTTAAGTTGTTCAACGATGTCTCATTTAACATCGGTAGCGGTAAGATTGTGGGATTGCTCGGAAAGAATGGCGAGGGTAAGACAACCTTGCTCAAACTCCTTGGCGGTCAACTCCTGAGACTTGATGGAAAGATGAATGTATTCGGCGAAGACCCGGGAAAACGTAGCGTACACTTTCTCTCGAATGTATTTTACCTTCCTGAGGTGTTTCACATCCCAAAAGGCGTGACGATAAGAAGCTATTTCAATGCGCTCAAAGGCTTCTATCCTAACTTCTCTGAGAAAATCGCAGCCGAAGCGATGCATGACTTCGAGATCGACTACGACATGAAGTTGAACAAGATATCACAGGGGCAGCAGAAGAAGGCATTCATCACCTTTGCCTTGGCAGTAAGGGCACAGGTGCTCCTCATGGACGAGCCTACCAACGGACTTGACATCCCATCGAAGAGCGCATTCAGACGTCTCCTCGCAAAGCATACGAGTGACGATCAGACAATCATCATCAGCACTCATCAGGTACGTGACCTGGAGCAGATCATCGACCACATCATGGTGATGCACATCAACAAAATCATTCTCAATGATAGCCTCGCGAACTTGTCCGAGTGCTTCACATTCAGGACAGTGGGCAAGGATGAGACGGCTCTCTATCAGGAGATGACACCGGCAGGGATGTTCGGGATCTTCAAGAAAGATCAGGACGATGACAGTACCTTCTCGACCGAACTCTTCTTCAATGCTCTCATCAGCGACAGAGAGAAGATTCTCAAGCTCATCCCACAACAGTAA
- a CDS encoding BACON domain-containing protein: protein MKIKGLFATLVATVLAFVLVIGCKEQEEVKYIILDKEEIVLTKATRTSTFTVSSNTPWEITGEGITPTLGTPIADAGWFTITPYSGEKNATVKLTLKVDADLTVDQSKEITVTGKGGTLKLLVKFEAKK from the coding sequence ATGAAGATTAAGGGTCTATTTGCGACACTTGTGGCGACGGTATTGGCATTTGTGCTTGTCATCGGGTGCAAAGAGCAAGAAGAGGTCAAGTACATCATCTTGGACAAGGAAGAGATCGTGCTGACCAAGGCAACTCGTACTTCTACCTTTACGGTAAGTAGCAACACGCCTTGGGAAATCACAGGCGAAGGGATCACCCCGACGTTGGGTACACCGATTGCCGATGCAGGGTGGTTCACCATCACGCCTTACTCGGGCGAGAAGAATGCTACGGTCAAGTTGACTCTCAAGGTCGATGCCGACCTCACTGTCGATCAGTCCAAAGAGATCACAGTCACCGGCAAGGGTGGTACACTCAAACTCTTGGTGAAGTTCGAGGCAAAGAAGTAA